One genomic segment of Xyrauchen texanus isolate HMW12.3.18 chromosome 5, RBS_HiC_50CHRs, whole genome shotgun sequence includes these proteins:
- the LOC127643411 gene encoding isoniazid-induced protein IniB-like isoform X1 has translation MMRVEVWVGLGVGFGLGLMMRVEVRLGLGVGFGLGLMMRVEVRVGLGVGFGLGLMMRVEVRVGLGVGFGLMMRVDVRVGLGVGLGLMMSVEVRLGLGVGFGLGLMMRVEVRVGLGVGFGLMMRVEVRVGLGVGFGLGLMMRVEVRLGLGVGLGLMMRVDVRVDLEVGFGLMMRVDVRAGLGVGFGLWLMMRVDVRVGLGVGLWLMMRVDVRVGLGVGFGLGLMMRVEVRVGLGVGLGLMMRVDVRVDLEVGFGLMMRVDVRAGLGVVFGLGLMMRVDVRVGLGVGFGLWLMMRVDVRVGLGVGFGLWLMMRVDVRVGLGVGFGLWLMMRVDVRVGLGVGFGLWLMMRVDVWVDLGVGFGLWLMMRVDVRVDLGVGLGLMMRVEVRVGLGVGLGLMMRVEVRVGLGVGFGLGLMVRVELGLGRIIDL, from the exons gtttaggagtagggttcgGGTTAGGGTTAATGATGAGAGTTGAggtacggttaggtttaggagtagggtttgggttagggttaatgATGAgagttgaggtacgggtaggtttaggagtagggttcgGGTTAGGGTTAATGATGAgagttgaggtacgggtaggtttaggagtagggttcgGGTTAATGATGAGAGTTGATgtaagggtaggtttaggagtagggttagggttaatgaTGAGTGTTGAggtacggttaggtttaggagtagggtttgggttagggttaatgATGAgagttgaggtacgggtaggtttaggagtagggttcgGGTTAATGATGAgagttgaggtacgggtaggtttaggagtagggttcgGGTTAGGGTTAATGATGAGAGTTGAggtacggttag gtttaggagtagggttagggttaatgaTGAGAGTTGATGTAAGGGTAGATTTAGAAGTAGGGTTTGGGTTAATGATGAGAGTTGACGTAAGGgcaggtttaggagtagggtttggGTTATGGTTAATGATGAGAGTTGATgtaagggtag gtttaggagtagggttatgGTTAATGATGAGAGTTGATgtaagggtaggtttaggagtagggttcgGGTTAGGGTTAATGATGAgagttgaggtacgggtaggtttaggagtagggttagggttaatgaTGAGAGTTGATgtaagggtag ATTTAGAAGTAGGGTTTGGGTTAATGATGAGAGTTGACGTAAGGgcag gtttaggagtagtgtTCGGGTTAGGGTTAATGATGAGAGTTGATgtaagggtaggtttaggagtagggtttggGTTATGGTTAATGATGAGAGTTGATgtaagggtaggtttaggagtagggtttggGTTATGGTTAATGATGAGAGTTGATgtaagggtaggtttaggagtagggtttggGTTATGGTTAATGATGAGAGTTGATgtaagggtaggtttaggagtagggtttggGTTATGGTTAATGATGAGAGTTGATGTATGGGTAGATTTAGGAGTAGGGTTTGGGTTATGGTTAATGATGAGAGTTGATGTAAGGGTagatttaggagtagggttagggttaatgaTGAgagttgaggtacgggtaggtttaggagtagggttagggttaatgaTGAgagttgaggtacgggtaggtttaggagtagggttcgGGTTAGGGTTAATGGTGAGGGTTGAGTTAGGGTTAGGTAGAATCATTGATTTATGA
- the LOC127643411 gene encoding isoniazid-induced protein IniB-like isoform X13, whose amino-acid sequence MMRVEVWVGLGVGFGLGLMMRVEVRLGLGVGFGLGLMMRVEVRVGLGVGFGLGLMMRVEVRVGLGVGFGLMMRVDVRVGLGVGLGLMMSVEVRLGLGVGFGLGLMMRVEVRVGLGVGFGLMMRVEVRVGLGVGFGLGLMMRVEVRLGLGVGFGLGLMMRVQVRVGLGVGLGLMMRVEVRVGLGVGLGLMMRVDVRVDLEVGFGLMMRVDVRAGLGVGFGLWLMMRVDVRVGLGVGFGLWLMMRVDVRVGLGVGFGLWLMMRVDVWVDLGVGFGLWLMMRVDVRVDLGVGLGLMMRVEVRVGLGVGLGLMMRVEVRVGLGVGFGLGLMVRVELGLGRIIDL is encoded by the exons gtttaggagtagggttcgGGTTAGGGTTAATGATGAGAGTTGAggtacggttaggtttaggagtagggtttgggttagggttaatgATGAgagttgaggtacgggtaggtttaggagtagggttcgGGTTAGGGTTAATGATGAgagttgaggtacgggtaggtttaggagtagggttcgGGTTAATGATGAGAGTTGATgtaagggtaggtttaggagtagggttagggttaatgaTGAGTGTTGAggtacggttaggtttaggagtagggtttgggttagggttaatgATGAgagttgaggtacgggtaggtttaggagtagggttcgGGTTAATGATGAgagttgaggtacgggtaggtttaggagtagggttcgGGTTAGGGTTAATGATGAGAGTTGAggtacggttaggtttaggagtagggtttgggttagggttaatgATGAGAGTtcaggtacgggtaggtttaggagtagggttagggttaatgaTGAgagttgag gtacgggtaggtttaggagtagggttagggttaatgaTGAGAGTTGATgtaagggtag ATTTAGAAGTAGGGTTTGGGTTAATGATGAGAGTTGACGTAAGGgcag gtttaggagtagggtttggGTTATGGTTAATGATGAGAGTTGATgtaagggtaggtttaggagtagggtttggGTTATGGTTAATGATGAGAGTTGATgtaagggtaggtttaggagtagggtttggGTTATGGTTAATGATGAGAGTTGATGTATGGGTAGATTTAGGAGTAGGGTTTGGGTTATGGTTAATGATGAGAGTTGATGTAAGGGTagatttaggagtagggttagggttaatgaTGAgagttgaggtacgggtaggtttaggagtagggttagggttaatgaTGAgagttgaggtacgggtaggtttaggagtagggttcgGGTTAGGGTTAATGGTGAGGGTTGAGTTAGGGTTAGGTAGAATCATTGATTTATGA
- the LOC127643411 gene encoding fibroin heavy chain-like isoform X17, translating into MMRVEVWVGLGVGFGLGLMMRVEVRLGLGVGFGLGLMMRVEVRVGLGVGFGLGLMMRVEVRVGLGVGFGLMMRVDVRVGLGVGLGLMMSVEVRLGLGVGFGLGLMMRVEVRVGLGVGFGLMMRVEVRVGLGVGFGLGLMMRVEVRLGLGVGFGLGLMMRVQVRVGLGVGLGLMMRVEVRVGLGVGLGLMMRVDVRVDLEVGFGLMMRVDVRAGLGVGFGLWLMMRVDVRVGLGVGFGLWLMMRVDVWVDLGVGFGLWLMMRVDVRVDLGVGLGLMMRVEVRVGLGVGLGLMMRVEVRVGLGVGFGLGLMVRVELGLGRIIDL; encoded by the exons gtttaggagtagggttcgGGTTAGGGTTAATGATGAGAGTTGAggtacggttaggtttaggagtagggtttgggttagggttaatgATGAgagttgaggtacgggtaggtttaggagtagggttcgGGTTAGGGTTAATGATGAgagttgaggtacgggtaggtttaggagtagggttcgGGTTAATGATGAGAGTTGATgtaagggtaggtttaggagtagggttagggttaatgaTGAGTGTTGAggtacggttaggtttaggagtagggtttgggttagggttaatgATGAgagttgaggtacgggtaggtttaggagtagggttcgGGTTAATGATGAgagttgaggtacgggtaggtttaggagtagggttcgGGTTAGGGTTAATGATGAGAGTTGAggtacggttaggtttaggagtagggtttgggttagggttaatgATGAGAGTtcaggtacgggtaggtttaggagtagggttagggttaatgaTGAgagttgag gtacgggtaggtttaggagtagggttagggttaatgaTGAGAGTTGATgtaagggtag ATTTAGAAGTAGGGTTTGGGTTAATGATGAGAGTTGACGTAAGGgcag gtttaggagtagggtttggGTTATGGTTAATGATGAGAGTTGATgtaagggtaggtttaggagtagggtttggGTTATGGTTAATGATGAGAGTTGATGTATGGGTAGATTTAGGAGTAGGGTTTGGGTTATGGTTAATGATGAGAGTTGATGTAAGGGTagatttaggagtagggttagggttaatgaTGAgagttgaggtacgggtaggtttaggagtagggttagggttaatgaTGAgagttgaggtacgggtaggtttaggagtagggttcgGGTTAGGGTTAATGGTGAGGGTTGAGTTAGGGTTAGGTAGAATCATTGATTTATGA
- the LOC127643411 gene encoding isoniazid-induced protein IniB-like isoform X5, with amino-acid sequence MMRVEVWVGLGVGFGLGLMMRVEVRLGLGVGFGLGLMMRVEVRVGLGVGFGLGLMMRVEVRVGLGVGFGLMMRVDVRVGLGVGLGLMMSVEVRLGLGVGFGLGLMMRVEVRVGLGVGFGLMMRVEVRVGLGVGFGLGLMMRVEVRLGLGVGLGLMMRVDVRVGLGVGFGLGLMMRVEVRVGLGVGLGLMMRVDVRVDLEVGFGLMMRVDVRAGLGVVFGLGLMMRVDVRVGLGVGFGLWLMMRVDVRVGLGVGFGLWLMMRVDVRVGLGVGFGLWLMMRVDVRVGLGVGFGLWLMMRVDVWVDLGVGFGLWLMMRVDVRVDLGVGLGLMMRVEVRVGLGVGLGLMMRVEVRVGLGVGFGLGLMVRVELGLGRIIDL; translated from the exons gtttaggagtagggttcgGGTTAGGGTTAATGATGAGAGTTGAggtacggttaggtttaggagtagggtttgggttagggttaatgATGAgagttgaggtacgggtaggtttaggagtagggttcgGGTTAGGGTTAATGATGAgagttgaggtacgggtaggtttaggagtagggttcgGGTTAATGATGAGAGTTGATgtaagggtaggtttaggagtagggttagggttaatgaTGAGTGTTGAggtacggttaggtttaggagtagggtttgggttagggttaatgATGAgagttgaggtacgggtaggtttaggagtagggttcgGGTTAATGATGAgagttgaggtacgggtaggtttaggagtagggttcgGGTTAGGGTTAATGATGAGAGTTGAggtacggttag gtttaggagtagggttagggttaatgaTGAGAGTTGATgtaagggtag gtttaggagtagggttcgGGTTAGGGTTAATGATGAgagttgaggtacgggtaggtttaggagtagggttagggttaatgaTGAGAGTTGATgtaagggtag ATTTAGAAGTAGGGTTTGGGTTAATGATGAGAGTTGACGTAAGGgcag gtttaggagtagtgtTCGGGTTAGGGTTAATGATGAGAGTTGATgtaagggtaggtttaggagtagggtttggGTTATGGTTAATGATGAGAGTTGATgtaagggtaggtttaggagtagggtttggGTTATGGTTAATGATGAGAGTTGATgtaagggtaggtttaggagtagggtttggGTTATGGTTAATGATGAGAGTTGATgtaagggtaggtttaggagtagggtttggGTTATGGTTAATGATGAGAGTTGATGTATGGGTAGATTTAGGAGTAGGGTTTGGGTTATGGTTAATGATGAGAGTTGATGTAAGGGTagatttaggagtagggttagggttaatgaTGAgagttgaggtacgggtaggtttaggagtagggttagggttaatgaTGAgagttgaggtacgggtaggtttaggagtagggttcgGGTTAGGGTTAATGGTGAGGGTTGAGTTAGGGTTAGGTAGAATCATTGATTTATGA
- the LOC127643411 gene encoding fibroin heavy chain-like isoform X16 — MMRVEVWVGLGVGFGLGLMMRVEVRLGLGVGFGLGLMMRVEVRVGLGVGFGLGLMMRVEVRVGLGVGFGLMMRVDVRVGLGVGLGLMMSVEVRLGLGVGFGLGLMMRVEVRVGLGVGFGLMMRVEVRVGLGVGFGLGLMMRVEVRLGLGVGFGLGLMMRVQVRVGLGVGLGLMMRVEVRVGSGVGFGLMMRVEVRVGLGVGFGLWLMMRVDVRVGLGVGFGLWLMMRVDVRVGLGVGFGLWLMMRVDVWVDLGVGFGLWLMMRVDVRVDLGVGLGLMMRVEVRVGLGVGLGLMMRVEVRVGLGVGFGLGLMVRVELGLGRIIDL; from the exons gtttaggagtagggttcgGGTTAGGGTTAATGATGAGAGTTGAggtacggttaggtttaggagtagggtttgggttagggttaatgATGAgagttgaggtacgggtaggtttaggagtagggttcgGGTTAGGGTTAATGATGAgagttgaggtacgggtaggtttaggagtagggttcgGGTTAATGATGAGAGTTGATgtaagggtaggtttaggagtagggttagggttaatgaTGAGTGTTGAggtacggttaggtttaggagtagggtttgggttagggttaatgATGAgagttgaggtacgggtaggtttaggagtagggttcgGGTTAATGATGAgagttgaggtacgggtaggtttaggagtagggttcgGGTTAGGGTTAATGATGAGAGTTGAggtacggttaggtttaggagtagggtttgggttagggttaatgATGAGAGTtcaggtacgggtaggtttaggagtagggttagggttaatgaTGAgagttgaggtacgggtag gttcaggagtaGGGTTTGGGTTAATGATGAgagttgaggtacgggtag gtttaggagtagggtttggGTTATGGTTAATGATGAGAGTTGATgtaagggtaggtttaggagtagggtttggGTTATGGTTAATGATGAGAGTTGATgtaagggtaggtttaggagtagggtttggGTTATGGTTAATGATGAGAGTTGATGTATGGGTAGATTTAGGAGTAGGGTTTGGGTTATGGTTAATGATGAGAGTTGATGTAAGGGTagatttaggagtagggttagggttaatgaTGAgagttgaggtacgggtaggtttaggagtagggttagggttaatgaTGAgagttgaggtacgggtaggtttaggagtagggttcgGGTTAGGGTTAATGGTGAGGGTTGAGTTAGGGTTAGGTAGAATCATTGATTTATGA
- the LOC127643411 gene encoding isoniazid-induced protein IniB-like isoform X8, whose product MMRVEVWVGLGVGFGLGLMMRVEVRLGLGVGFGLGLMMRVEVRVGLGVGFGLGLMMRVEVRVGLGVGFGLMMRVDVRVGLGVGLGLMMSVEVRLGLGVGFGLGLMMRVEVRVGLGVGFGLMMRVEVRVGLGVGFGLGLMMRVEVRLGLGVGFGLGLMMRVQVRVGLGVGLGLMMRVEVRVGLGVGLGLMMRVDVRVDLEVGFGLMMRVDVRAGLGVGFGLWLMMRVDVRVGLGVGFGLWLMMRVDVRVGLGVGFGLWLMMRVDVRVGLGVGFGLWLMMRVDVWVDLGVGFGLWLMMRVDVRVDLGVGLGLMMRVEVRVGLGVGLGLMMRVEVRVGLGVGFGLGLMVRVELGLGRIIDL is encoded by the exons gtttaggagtagggttcgGGTTAGGGTTAATGATGAGAGTTGAggtacggttaggtttaggagtagggtttgggttagggttaatgATGAgagttgaggtacgggtaggtttaggagtagggttcgGGTTAGGGTTAATGATGAgagttgaggtacgggtaggtttaggagtagggttcgGGTTAATGATGAGAGTTGATgtaagggtaggtttaggagtagggttagggttaatgaTGAGTGTTGAggtacggttaggtttaggagtagggtttgggttagggttaatgATGAgagttgaggtacgggtaggtttaggagtagggttcgGGTTAATGATGAgagttgaggtacgggtaggtttaggagtagggttcgGGTTAGGGTTAATGATGAGAGTTGAggtacggttaggtttaggagtagggtttgggttagggttaatgATGAGAGTtcaggtacgggtaggtttaggagtagggttagggttaatgaTGAgagttgag gtacgggtaggtttaggagtagggttagggttaatgaTGAGAGTTGATgtaagggtag ATTTAGAAGTAGGGTTTGGGTTAATGATGAGAGTTGACGTAAGGgcag gtttaggagtagggtttggGTTATGGTTAATGATGAGAGTTGATgtaagggtaggtttaggagtagggtttggGTTATGGTTAATGATGAGAGTTGATgtaagggtaggtttaggagtagggtttggGTTATGGTTAATGATGAGAGTTGATgtaagggtaggtttaggagtagggtttggGTTATGGTTAATGATGAGAGTTGATGTATGGGTAGATTTAGGAGTAGGGTTTGGGTTATGGTTAATGATGAGAGTTGATGTAAGGGTagatttaggagtagggttagggttaatgaTGAgagttgaggtacgggtaggtttaggagtagggttagggttaatgaTGAgagttgaggtacgggtaggtttaggagtagggttcgGGTTAGGGTTAATGGTGAGGGTTGAGTTAGGGTTAGGTAGAATCATTGATTTATGA
- the LOC127643411 gene encoding fibroin heavy chain-like isoform X3, with the protein MMRVEVWVGLGVGFGLGLMMRVEVRLGLGVGFGLGLMMRVEVRVGLGVGFGLGLMMRVEVRVGLGVGFGLMMRVDVRVGLGVGLGLMMSVEVRLGLGVGFGLGLMMRVEVRVGLGVGFGLMMRVEVRVGLGVGFGLGLMMRVEVRLGLGVGLGLMMRVDVRVDLEVGFGLMMRVDVRAGLGVGFGLWLMMRVDVRVGLGVVFGLGLMMRVDVRVDLEVGFGLMMRVDVRAGLGVVFGLGLMMRVDVRVGLGVGFGLWLMMRVDVRVGLGVGFGLWLMMRVDVRVGLGVGFGLWLMMRVDVRVGLGVGFGLWLMMRVDVWVDLGVGFGLWLMMRVDVRVDLGVGLGLMMRVEVRVGLGVGLGLMMRVEVRVGLGVGFGLGLMVRVELGLGRIIDL; encoded by the exons gtttaggagtagggttcgGGTTAGGGTTAATGATGAGAGTTGAggtacggttaggtttaggagtagggtttgggttagggttaatgATGAgagttgaggtacgggtaggtttaggagtagggttcgGGTTAGGGTTAATGATGAgagttgaggtacgggtaggtttaggagtagggttcgGGTTAATGATGAGAGTTGATgtaagggtaggtttaggagtagggttagggttaatgaTGAGTGTTGAggtacggttaggtttaggagtagggtttgggttagggttaatgATGAgagttgaggtacgggtaggtttaggagtagggttcgGGTTAATGATGAgagttgaggtacgggtaggtttaggagtagggttcgGGTTAGGGTTAATGATGAGAGTTGAggtacggttag gtttaggagtagggttagggttaatgaTGAGAGTTGATGTAAGGGTAGATTTAGAAGTAGGGTTTGGGTTAATGATGAGAGTTGACGTAAGGgcaggtttaggagtagggtttggGTTATGGTTAATGATGAGAGTTGATgtaagggtaggtttaggagtagtgtTCGGGTTAGGGTTAATGATGAGAGTTGATgtaagggtag ATTTAGAAGTAGGGTTTGGGTTAATGATGAGAGTTGACGTAAGGgcag gtttaggagtagtgtTCGGGTTAGGGTTAATGATGAGAGTTGATgtaagggtaggtttaggagtagggtttggGTTATGGTTAATGATGAGAGTTGATgtaagggtaggtttaggagtagggtttggGTTATGGTTAATGATGAGAGTTGATgtaagggtaggtttaggagtagggtttggGTTATGGTTAATGATGAGAGTTGATgtaagggtaggtttaggagtagggtttggGTTATGGTTAATGATGAGAGTTGATGTATGGGTAGATTTAGGAGTAGGGTTTGGGTTATGGTTAATGATGAGAGTTGATGTAAGGGTagatttaggagtagggttagggttaatgaTGAgagttgaggtacgggtaggtttaggagtagggttagggttaatgaTGAgagttgaggtacgggtaggtttaggagtagggttcgGGTTAGGGTTAATGGTGAGGGTTGAGTTAGGGTTAGGTAGAATCATTGATTTATGA
- the LOC127643411 gene encoding isoniazid-induced protein IniB-like isoform X12: protein MMRVEVWVGLGVGFGLGLMMRVEVRLGLGVGFGLGLMMRVEVRVGLGVGFGLGLMMRVEVRVGLGVGFGLMMRVDVRVGLGVGLGLMMSVEVRLGLGVGFGLGLMMRVEVRVGLGVGFGLMMRVEVRVGLGVGFGLGLMMRVEVRLGLGVGLGLMMRVDVRVDLEVGFGLMMRVDVRAGLGVGFGLWLMMRVDVRVGLGVVFGLGLMMRVDVRVGLGVGFGLWLMMRVDVRVGLGVGFGLWLMMRVDVRVGLGVGFGLWLMMRVDVWVDLGVGFGLWLMMRVDVRVDLGVGLGLMMRVEVRVGLGVGLGLMMRVEVRVGLGVGFGLGLMVRVELGLGRIIDL, encoded by the exons gtttaggagtagggttcgGGTTAGGGTTAATGATGAGAGTTGAggtacggttaggtttaggagtagggtttgggttagggttaatgATGAgagttgaggtacgggtaggtttaggagtagggttcgGGTTAGGGTTAATGATGAgagttgaggtacgggtaggtttaggagtagggttcgGGTTAATGATGAGAGTTGATgtaagggtaggtttaggagtagggttagggttaatgaTGAGTGTTGAggtacggttaggtttaggagtagggtttgggttagggttaatgATGAgagttgaggtacgggtaggtttaggagtagggttcgGGTTAATGATGAgagttgaggtacgggtaggtttaggagtagggttcgGGTTAGGGTTAATGATGAGAGTTGAggtacggttag gtttaggagtagggttagggttaatgaTGAGAGTTGATGTAAGGGTAGATTTAGAAGTAGGGTTTGGGTTAATGATGAGAGTTGACGTAAGGgcaggtttaggagtagggtttggGTTATGGTTAATGATGAGAGTTGATgtaagggtaggtttaggagtagtgtTCGGGTTAGGGTTAATGATGAGAGTTGATgtaagggtag gtttaggagtagggtttggGTTATGGTTAATGATGAGAGTTGATgtaagggtaggtttaggagtagggtttggGTTATGGTTAATGATGAGAGTTGATgtaagggtaggtttaggagtagggtttggGTTATGGTTAATGATGAGAGTTGATGTATGGGTAGATTTAGGAGTAGGGTTTGGGTTATGGTTAATGATGAGAGTTGATGTAAGGGTagatttaggagtagggttagggttaatgaTGAgagttgaggtacgggtaggtttaggagtagggttagggttaatgaTGAgagttgaggtacgggtaggtttaggagtagggttcgGGTTAGGGTTAATGGTGAGGGTTGAGTTAGGGTTAGGTAGAATCATTGATTTATGA
- the LOC127643411 gene encoding isoniazid-induced protein IniB-like isoform X11 has product MMRVEVWVGLGVGFGLGLMMRVEVRLGLGVGFGLGLMMRVEVRVGLGVGFGLGLMMRVEVRVGLGVGFGLMMRVDVRVGLGVGLGLMMSVEVRLGLGVGFGLGLMMRVEVRVGLGVGFGLMMRVEVRVGLGVGFGLGLMMRVEVRLGLGVGFGLGLMMRVQVRVGLGVGLGLMMRVEVRVGSGVGFGLMMRVEVRVGLGVGFGLWLMMRVDVRVGLGVGFGLWLMMRVDVRVGLGVGFGLWLMMRVDVRVGLGVGFGLWLMMRVDVWVDLGVGFGLWLMMRVDVRVDLGVGLGLMMRVEVRVGLGVGLGLMMRVEVRVGLGVGFGLGLMVRVELGLGRIIDL; this is encoded by the exons gtttaggagtagggttcgGGTTAGGGTTAATGATGAGAGTTGAggtacggttaggtttaggagtagggtttgggttagggttaatgATGAgagttgaggtacgggtaggtttaggagtagggttcgGGTTAGGGTTAATGATGAgagttgaggtacgggtaggtttaggagtagggttcgGGTTAATGATGAGAGTTGATgtaagggtaggtttaggagtagggttagggttaatgaTGAGTGTTGAggtacggttaggtttaggagtagggtttgggttagggttaatgATGAgagttgaggtacgggtaggtttaggagtagggttcgGGTTAATGATGAgagttgaggtacgggtaggtttaggagtagggttcgGGTTAGGGTTAATGATGAGAGTTGAggtacggttaggtttaggagtagggtttgggttagggttaatgATGAGAGTtcaggtacgggtaggtttaggagtagggttagggttaatgaTGAgagttgaggtacgggtag gttcaggagtaGGGTTTGGGTTAATGATGAgagttgaggtacgggtag gtttaggagtagggtttggGTTATGGTTAATGATGAGAGTTGATgtaagggtaggtttaggagtagggtttggGTTATGGTTAATGATGAGAGTTGATgtaagggtaggtttaggagtagggtttggGTTATGGTTAATGATGAGAGTTGATgtaagggtaggtttaggagtagggtttggGTTATGGTTAATGATGAGAGTTGATGTATGGGTAGATTTAGGAGTAGGGTTTGGGTTATGGTTAATGATGAGAGTTGATGTAAGGGTagatttaggagtagggttagggttaatgaTGAgagttgaggtacgggtaggtttaggagtagggttagggttaatgaTGAgagttgaggtacgggtaggtttaggagtagggttcgGGTTAGGGTTAATGGTGAGGGTTGAGTTAGGGTTAGGTAGAATCATTGATTTATGA